From the genome of Pantoea alfalfae, one region includes:
- a CDS encoding MFS transporter, which yields MSENALSGNNIIGKKRWTIILPAVFIMYTISFFDRVNIGMALPHITAEMGLSPVEAGWLGGAFAWGYVATQFTAGWLALRFGSRRIIGISLFLFGACAMLTGLTRNFSELIAIRFFLGLAEGPIQAATAMFLAQWFMKPERGRAFGIWNLSLGAGAFLAGPISGWILAHHDWRLMMVIEGAPAWLFCIIWFYLVPKSIQAASWLSADDRNHIQKELAAEQSNYVKEKSDPWWTILRIPALWLMLIGYSLHSMLAYGFTLWLPTALKGYGTLSEFMIGLISGMPFLMTMIGIWYITRRSDKYNQERRLHAAIPTVLCGIALSAAAFVPLSYYWLQIVLFMFVGLTMKMLVPLVYVRLTEILPTKKAVPAVAFVGACSNFIGQFGGPLVAGYLKHLGGGMDMTLAWGVLGLFSIVGGILFALAVGKKESVWNVGQAFRVSPRRNLPAGE from the coding sequence ATGAGTGAAAATGCTCTCAGCGGTAATAATATTATCGGGAAAAAGCGCTGGACGATAATATTACCCGCCGTCTTTATAATGTATACCATATCTTTCTTTGACCGCGTCAATATCGGTATGGCGCTGCCGCATATTACTGCTGAAATGGGGCTAAGCCCGGTTGAAGCTGGCTGGCTTGGTGGCGCATTTGCATGGGGCTATGTGGCTACGCAGTTTACTGCGGGATGGCTGGCGCTCCGCTTTGGTTCAAGAAGGATCATCGGCATCAGCCTGTTTCTGTTTGGCGCCTGTGCCATGTTGACCGGCCTGACGCGTAACTTCAGCGAACTCATTGCTATTCGCTTCTTTCTGGGCCTGGCAGAAGGGCCCATTCAGGCGGCTACGGCTATGTTTTTAGCGCAGTGGTTCATGAAACCAGAACGCGGCCGTGCTTTTGGTATCTGGAACCTGAGCCTTGGAGCTGGCGCATTTCTGGCAGGCCCGATTTCCGGCTGGATTCTGGCCCATCACGACTGGCGCTTGATGATGGTCATTGAAGGCGCTCCGGCGTGGCTGTTTTGCATCATCTGGTTTTATCTGGTTCCAAAAAGCATTCAGGCTGCAAGCTGGCTCAGTGCCGATGACCGCAATCACATCCAGAAAGAATTGGCTGCCGAACAGTCGAACTATGTGAAAGAGAAATCTGACCCGTGGTGGACCATTCTGAGAATCCCTGCGCTCTGGCTGATGCTTATCGGCTACTCATTGCACAGCATGCTCGCTTACGGATTCACGTTGTGGCTGCCGACTGCGCTCAAAGGGTATGGCACGTTAAGTGAATTTATGATCGGTCTTATTAGCGGCATGCCTTTCCTTATGACCATGATAGGTATTTGGTACATAACCAGACGCTCAGATAAGTACAACCAGGAGCGACGTCTGCACGCGGCCATCCCAACAGTGCTGTGCGGCATTGCGCTATCGGCGGCTGCTTTTGTACCACTGTCATATTACTGGTTGCAAATTGTCCTGTTTATGTTTGTCGGTCTGACTATGAAAATGCTTGTTCCGCTGGTTTATGTGAGGCTAACGGAGATCCTGCCTACGAAGAAAGCAGTGCCTGCCGTAGCCTTTGTCGGCGCGTGTAGTAATTTTATCGGACAATTTGGCGGGCCGCTTGTCGCAGGTTATCTCAAACATCTGGGTGGTGGAATGGACATGACGCTGGCGTGGGGCGTATTGGGGCTATTCTCCATAGTTGGCGGAATATTATTTGCTCTGGCTGTTGGGAAAAAGGAAAGCGTATGGAATGTCGGGCAGGCGTTCCGGGTCTCGCCACGTCGGAATCTTCCCGCCGGAGAATAA
- a CDS encoding mandelate racemase/muconate lactonizing enzyme family protein produces the protein MRILDVVEITKPIASPIRNAYIDFSKMTASLVAVVTDVEVDGRRVVGYGFNSNGRYGQGGLIRERFRDRILQAEPESLLNTRGDNLDPHKIWDVMMSNEKPGGHGERSVAVGTLDMAIWDATAKIANKPLFRLLAEMKGVEANPRVFVYAAGGYYYPGKDLSALRQEMRGYLNRGYNVVKMKIGGASLEEDRRRIEAVLDEIGSEARLAVDANGRFDLETGIAYAKMLREYPLFWYEEVGDPLDYSLQAALSEFYPGSMATGENLFSHQDARNLLRYGGMRPDRDYLQFDCALSYGLVEYLRTLDVLEQFGWSPSRCVPHGGHQMSLNIAAGLGLGGNESYPDLFQPYGGFPDSVRVEDGHIIMPELPGIGFEGKSDLIKEMRALAE, from the coding sequence ATGCGTATCCTTGACGTTGTAGAAATAACCAAACCGATTGCTTCCCCCATCCGTAACGCTTACATCGATTTCAGTAAAATGACGGCTAGCCTGGTAGCCGTTGTGACCGACGTTGAAGTTGATGGGAGACGCGTTGTGGGATACGGATTTAACTCTAACGGTCGTTATGGTCAGGGCGGCCTTATACGTGAACGCTTTCGCGATCGTATTCTGCAGGCCGAACCCGAAAGTCTGCTGAATACCAGAGGTGACAACCTGGATCCGCACAAAATCTGGGATGTGATGATGAGCAATGAAAAACCAGGTGGTCACGGTGAACGCTCAGTTGCCGTGGGAACACTGGATATGGCCATCTGGGATGCCACGGCAAAAATCGCAAATAAACCGCTGTTTCGCCTGCTTGCAGAAATGAAAGGCGTTGAAGCAAATCCTCGAGTATTCGTCTACGCGGCTGGCGGTTATTATTATCCGGGAAAAGACCTGAGCGCTCTGCGTCAGGAAATGCGCGGTTATCTGAACCGTGGTTATAACGTCGTAAAAATGAAGATTGGTGGGGCATCTCTTGAAGAAGATCGCCGCCGTATTGAGGCCGTTCTTGACGAAATTGGTAGCGAGGCCCGCCTCGCAGTTGATGCTAATGGCCGCTTCGATCTTGAAACGGGCATTGCATACGCAAAAATGCTGCGCGAGTACCCACTCTTCTGGTACGAAGAGGTTGGCGATCCCCTTGATTACTCTCTTCAAGCCGCGCTGTCAGAGTTTTATCCCGGCTCAATGGCAACAGGTGAAAACCTTTTTTCACATCAGGATGCGCGAAATCTTCTGCGTTATGGCGGCATGCGTCCGGACCGTGACTACCTGCAGTTTGATTGCGCGCTCTCTTATGGACTTGTTGAGTATCTTCGCACGCTGGACGTGCTGGAACAGTTCGGCTGGTCACCTTCACGCTGTGTGCCTCACGGCGGGCACCAGATGTCATTGAATATTGCTGCAGGTCTAGGTCTGGGCGGCAACGAAAGTTATCCGGACCTGTTTCAGCCATATGGCGGCTTCCCCGACTCAGTAAGAGTGGAAGATGGCCATATCATCATGCCTGAGCTGCCGGGCATAGGTTTTGAAGGCAAATCTGATCTCATTAAAGAAATGCGTGCTCTGGCTGAATAA
- a CDS encoding fumarylacetoacetate hydrolase family protein: protein MKLLSYLTPDGYKSYGILNAEGIIDLRSRTDIDTPDLKGFIREKGVSEADKYINAEIDYQLSEITFLPPIENPGKILCVGMNYQDKRTEFSITSDAPTIFIRFSDSQTAHLGEIVKPAQSDQLDYEGELVIIIGKSGLNISEAEAADYIAGYSCYMDGSVRDWQHTWFTAGKNWSKTGGFGPWLVTSDDVNDPQKLKLKTWLNGEIVQQDNTENMVHKINKIISYMSTFTQLSPGDVILTGSPGGVGRSRNPQRFLNEGDIIEVEIESIGRLTNHVVSASK from the coding sequence ATGAAACTTTTAAGTTATCTGACTCCAGATGGATATAAAAGTTACGGCATACTTAATGCTGAAGGAATTATAGACCTGAGAAGTAGGACAGATATTGACACTCCTGATCTGAAAGGTTTTATCCGGGAGAAGGGAGTGTCAGAAGCAGATAAGTATATCAATGCTGAAATTGATTATCAGCTATCTGAAATCACTTTCTTACCGCCAATTGAAAATCCAGGAAAAATACTTTGCGTAGGAATGAATTATCAGGATAAGCGCACGGAATTCAGTATTACATCGGACGCACCGACAATATTCATTCGTTTTTCAGATTCACAGACTGCCCATCTTGGAGAAATCGTTAAGCCAGCCCAGAGCGACCAACTTGATTACGAAGGTGAACTGGTCATTATCATCGGGAAGTCAGGTCTGAATATTTCTGAAGCAGAAGCAGCGGACTATATTGCCGGCTATTCCTGCTACATGGATGGTTCTGTTCGCGACTGGCAACATACCTGGTTCACCGCAGGTAAAAACTGGAGTAAGACCGGCGGATTTGGCCCCTGGCTGGTCACCAGTGATGATGTGAACGATCCACAAAAGCTAAAGCTTAAAACCTGGCTAAATGGCGAGATCGTTCAGCAGGACAACACTGAAAATATGGTTCATAAGATAAATAAAATCATCAGCTATATGAGTACATTCACTCAACTTTCACCTGGGGATGTCATTCTGACGGGATCACCAGGAGGCGTTGGTCGATCTCGTAATCCACAGCGTTTTCTTAATGAAGGCGATATTATCGAGGTGGAAATAGAGTCTATAGGTCGACTGACTAACCATGTCGTATCAGCATCAAAATAA
- a CDS encoding LysR family transcriptional regulator, which translates to MQNRHHLELTWLEDCVALAQSLNFSRAAASRYVTQPAFSRRIISLEEWLGTPLFERNRRGVSLTRAGEIFVTQIPDLIRALYTLRSEAIEAAGETRPDVVFSATHSLSFSFFPALMRNNEKIARFGSFRLLSDTLSACERMIEKGDAQFLLCYFHPHMHINLDQSKYLSVRLGQETLLPYSRCDTATRLPIWQAKAGRKFPFLSFSAESGLGRILSNTSQVNRARRGMDIAFTADLAATLLAMVKAGDGIAWLPETLASADVETGEIAVAAGKDSGLWVPIDIRLFRPAARMSRAVEELWGIFVDGQI; encoded by the coding sequence ATGCAAAATCGGCATCACTTAGAGTTAACATGGCTTGAAGACTGTGTTGCGCTTGCACAGTCTCTTAATTTTTCACGTGCAGCAGCTTCTCGATATGTGACGCAGCCTGCATTCAGCAGAAGAATTATTTCGCTTGAAGAGTGGTTGGGAACGCCATTGTTTGAAAGAAACCGACGCGGGGTAAGTTTGACGAGGGCGGGGGAAATATTCGTTACGCAAATACCGGATCTTATTCGCGCGCTATATACCCTGAGAAGTGAAGCCATCGAAGCTGCAGGAGAAACCAGACCAGACGTTGTTTTTTCCGCAACGCACTCTCTCTCGTTCTCATTTTTTCCTGCGCTTATGCGCAACAACGAGAAAATTGCGCGCTTCGGCTCATTTCGTCTTCTTTCTGATACGCTCAGCGCGTGTGAGCGTATGATTGAAAAAGGTGACGCGCAATTTTTGCTCTGCTATTTCCACCCTCACATGCACATTAACCTGGATCAGTCCAAATACCTCAGCGTCAGGCTTGGTCAGGAAACATTACTGCCTTATTCCCGGTGTGACACCGCGACCCGTCTACCTATCTGGCAGGCTAAAGCGGGAAGAAAATTCCCGTTTCTTTCGTTTTCCGCTGAGTCCGGACTTGGCAGAATCCTTTCAAATACTTCGCAAGTTAATCGTGCCAGACGTGGGATGGATATCGCCTTCACAGCCGATCTTGCTGCCACGCTTCTGGCTATGGTCAAAGCAGGAGACGGCATTGCATGGCTGCCAGAGACGCTAGCTTCAGCGGATGTTGAAACTGGCGAAATTGCCGTTGCTGCCGGTAAAGACAGTGGGCTATGGGTGCCTATTGATATTCGGCTTTTCCGCCCAGCGGCAAGAATGTCTCGCGCAGTGGAAGAACTATGGGGAATTTTTGTGGACGGTCAAATCTAG